One Pantoea trifolii genomic region harbors:
- a CDS encoding GNAT family N-acetyltransferase — MSFHIRTARLSDIEGTFDVRTSVIENHLSREEMRQMGITESVVGDMVEKSLCAWVATENNKIIGFSMIFPDEGCLFAAFVLPEYEGKGIGRRLVMLAEQELFQHHDIAWLETDKNSRAAKFYMQLGWGNETDLNGTDIKLEKSRDV, encoded by the coding sequence ATGAGTTTCCACATAAGAACAGCTCGACTTTCTGATATCGAGGGAACGTTCGACGTCAGAACATCGGTAATCGAGAATCACCTGAGCCGTGAAGAGATGCGGCAGATGGGTATTACCGAAAGCGTGGTAGGCGATATGGTTGAAAAAAGTCTTTGCGCATGGGTTGCGACTGAAAATAATAAAATCATTGGCTTCTCCATGATATTTCCGGATGAAGGATGTCTGTTTGCGGCCTTTGTTCTGCCTGAATATGAAGGCAAAGGAATAGGTCGCAGGCTTGTTATGCTCGCCGAGCAGGAGTTATTCCAACATCATGATATTGCCTGGTTGGAAACCGATAAGAATAGTCGCGCGGCGAAATTTTATATGCAGCTCGGTTGGGGTAATGAAACAGATCTCAATGGCACTGACATCAAATTAGAGAAATCTCGTGACGTTTAA
- a CDS encoding AraC family transcriptional regulator codes for MMPHPDFLPETPNMHVNKYFALSSELISELLLEMRLRGVQYRRLQTGSEFGVGFSNRPGHAYFHYIAVGTALLRTSEGTLHELHAGSMVFMPQGEEHQLLSDASCSFQHIDTFGSAPLGEAVSGINTCPSSHPTPSTVLFYGCMEFDLGGMQGLGKLMPQAIVVEANEQIYPGLVPVLGAMKSEICSGRAGFAGILARLAEVAAAMIVRGWIENGSENAAGLIAALRDPRLARAILAIHRDTSREWSVAELAAQSHVSRSVFAERFKSIIGIPPQRYAREVRMRIAGHWITHDKISIDTVALRLGYASQAAFSRAFKRINGYPPGAMRQRSERGANTVNE; via the coding sequence ATGATGCCTCACCCTGATTTTTTACCCGAAACTCCGAATATGCATGTGAATAAATATTTTGCCCTGTCATCCGAGCTCATCAGTGAATTGCTGCTGGAAATGCGGCTGCGTGGTGTGCAGTATCGTCGCTTGCAGACGGGTTCTGAGTTTGGCGTCGGTTTTAGCAACAGGCCGGGACACGCCTATTTTCATTACATCGCCGTGGGTACTGCGCTGCTTCGCACAAGTGAGGGTACGTTGCACGAACTGCACGCCGGCAGCATGGTGTTCATGCCGCAGGGTGAGGAGCATCAGCTTTTATCGGATGCCAGCTGTTCATTTCAACATATCGACACGTTCGGCTCTGCGCCATTAGGCGAGGCCGTCAGCGGAATTAACACCTGCCCGAGTTCGCATCCGACACCCAGCACGGTTCTGTTTTATGGCTGTATGGAGTTCGATCTTGGTGGAATGCAGGGCCTGGGTAAACTGATGCCGCAAGCCATCGTGGTTGAGGCAAACGAACAAATTTATCCGGGGCTGGTTCCCGTTCTGGGCGCGATGAAATCGGAAATCTGTTCCGGACGCGCGGGCTTTGCGGGCATTCTGGCACGCCTCGCAGAAGTGGCGGCGGCCATGATTGTGCGTGGATGGATCGAAAACGGTAGCGAGAACGCCGCAGGCCTGATCGCTGCGTTACGTGATCCACGACTTGCCCGCGCCATTCTGGCCATTCATCGTGATACAAGCCGGGAGTGGTCTGTTGCCGAGCTTGCTGCCCAGTCGCATGTGTCGCGTTCTGTTTTTGCTGAACGCTTCAAATCAATCATCGGCATACCTCCCCAGCGCTATGCAAGAGAAGTGCGAATGCGCATCGCGGGTCACTGGATTACTCACGATAAGATCTCAATTGACACCGTTGCTCTACGTCTTGGCTATGCCTCGCAGGCAGCGTTTAGCAGAGCGTTCAAGCGCATCAATGGCTATCCGCCGGGCGCTATGCGTCAGCGATCAGAGAGAGGCGCTAATACTGTAAATGAGTGA
- a CDS encoding ATP-binding protein — translation MWLITDETGYLPCIKQESNLFYQVIEKYYVKSAISLKSGKASN, via the coding sequence ATGTGGCTGATAACCGATGAAACAGGATATCTGCCTTGCATTAAGCAAGAATCCAATCTGTTTTATCAGGTAATAGAAAAATATTATGTGAAAAGTGCAATAAGCCTGAAATCTGGGAAAGCCTCTAATTAA
- a CDS encoding MFS transporter: MSTESLQPPHNKIHAYWGGVFAMTLCVFVLIASEFMPVSLLTPIASDLLVTEGLAGQGIAISGALAVLTSLTISRIAGDLNRKYLLLGLTILMAVSGMIVALAASYPIYMLGRALIGIVIGGFWSMSAATAIRLVPQHQVPRALAIFNGGNALATVVAVPLGSYLGATVGWRGAFLSLVPLAIAAFIWQCISLPSMESDNQRKPQGSVLRLFRVSTVATGLLACGLFFMGQFALFTYVRPFLENVTRVSASGLSLILLAIGAAGFIGTMIVSTFLNARFYPTLIMIPLVMAAIEGTLLLFGHSMWVVAVLLSLWGMLATAAPTGWWTWIARTLPEDAEAGGGLMVAVIQLSIALGSTAGGLIFDRLGWQSAFGLSGLLLLGAVAMTFVIFRQDYTSLKKVTVRD, encoded by the coding sequence ATGTCTACCGAAAGTCTTCAACCTCCACACAATAAAATCCATGCGTATTGGGGCGGCGTATTTGCCATGACGCTCTGCGTTTTTGTGCTGATCGCTTCTGAGTTTATGCCTGTAAGTCTACTGACGCCTATTGCCAGCGATTTGCTCGTCACGGAGGGGCTGGCAGGACAGGGCATCGCCATTTCAGGCGCACTGGCGGTGCTGACCAGCCTGACAATTTCCCGCATTGCCGGGGATCTGAATCGTAAATATCTTCTGCTGGGGCTGACAATTCTGATGGCGGTATCAGGAATGATTGTCGCGCTGGCGGCCAGCTATCCGATTTATATGTTGGGGCGGGCGCTGATTGGTATCGTGATTGGTGGATTCTGGTCAATGTCGGCGGCGACGGCCATTCGGCTGGTGCCGCAGCATCAGGTTCCCCGCGCGCTGGCGATTTTTAACGGCGGGAACGCATTGGCCACGGTTGTCGCGGTACCGTTGGGTAGCTATCTCGGGGCGACCGTTGGATGGCGGGGTGCCTTTTTATCTCTCGTACCGCTGGCGATAGCGGCGTTCATCTGGCAATGCATCAGCCTGCCTTCAATGGAAAGCGATAATCAACGCAAACCACAGGGATCGGTACTTCGTCTATTTAGAGTCTCAACCGTAGCAACAGGGCTGCTGGCCTGCGGACTGTTCTTCATGGGGCAGTTTGCCTTGTTTACCTACGTGCGGCCGTTTTTGGAAAACGTGACCAGAGTGAGTGCTTCTGGCTTGTCGTTGATTTTGCTTGCTATAGGTGCAGCAGGTTTTATCGGCACCATGATTGTTTCGACCTTCCTGAACGCAAGGTTTTATCCGACATTAATCATGATACCTCTGGTTATGGCAGCGATTGAGGGAACGTTACTCTTGTTCGGTCACAGCATGTGGGTTGTTGCCGTTTTGCTAAGCCTGTGGGGAATGCTTGCGACCGCCGCGCCAACCGGATGGTGGACATGGATCGCAAGGACGCTACCCGAAGATGCAGAGGCGGGTGGTGGCTTAATGGTTGCTGTCATCCAACTCTCCATTGCGCTGGGTTCAACAGCAGGAGGTCTGATATTCGACAGACTGGGATGGCAAAGTGCTTTCGGCTTGAGTGGTTTATTACTGCTTGGTGCGGTCGCAATGACGTTTGTGATATTTCGTCAAGATTATACGTCACTGAAGAAAGTCACCGTACGCGACTGA
- a CDS encoding alpha/beta fold hydrolase yields the protein MPGANIRATFGGALLLMSVLVSASETQPIPAVHSNSQRISVETQGAGPDVILIPGLASSREVWTDLAATLRKSHRVHLVELAGFASTPALSNPDGKVIAPAVDAIADYIQIQHIEAPAIIGHSLGGEIALMIGARHPDQVSRLMIVDALPFYTLMIDPAATTETSERHATATRDWLLGQSPEQFKEFQKTSLIRLVKTEAMRPALVTAGLNSDRKTVADAVYELMITDLRPELARIKAPMEIVYAYDALFGVPAASVDAMYRQAYASASDVHFTRIDNSFHFVMLDQPKRFSQAVTSFLNQ from the coding sequence ATGCCTGGCGCAAATATACGTGCCACGTTCGGAGGGGCGCTTCTATTGATGTCCGTCTTAGTTTCAGCGTCAGAAACTCAGCCGATACCTGCAGTGCATTCGAACTCGCAACGCATCTCTGTAGAGACGCAAGGCGCAGGACCGGATGTCATATTGATTCCGGGGCTGGCGTCGTCTCGCGAAGTTTGGACTGATTTAGCAGCAACTTTGCGTAAAAGCCACCGAGTTCATCTTGTTGAACTTGCCGGTTTTGCAAGCACACCTGCCCTCTCCAATCCAGATGGCAAGGTCATCGCTCCGGCAGTTGACGCCATCGCTGATTACATTCAAATCCAGCACATTGAAGCACCGGCGATCATTGGCCATTCGCTTGGGGGGGAGATTGCCCTGATGATCGGGGCCCGTCATCCTGACCAGGTCAGTCGTTTGATGATCGTCGACGCCTTGCCATTCTATACGTTGATGATTGATCCCGCGGCGACCACAGAGACTTCTGAACGGCATGCAACAGCGACGCGGGATTGGCTACTGGGACAGTCGCCGGAGCAATTCAAAGAGTTTCAGAAAACATCCCTCATCCGTTTAGTGAAGACTGAGGCGATGAGACCAGCTTTGGTGACTGCGGGACTCAATTCTGATCGTAAAACAGTTGCGGATGCCGTGTATGAATTGATGATTACCGATCTGCGCCCCGAACTCGCCCGCATCAAAGCGCCGATGGAGATCGTGTACGCGTATGACGCTTTATTCGGCGTTCCTGCAGCCAGCGTGGATGCCATGTATCGTCAAGCCTATGCATCTGCATCCGATGTCCATTTCACGCGCATCGATAACAGCTTTCACTTTGTCATGCTTGATCAGCCAAAACGGTTTTCCCAAGCGGTAACGTCATTCTTAAACCAATAA
- a CDS encoding YdgH/BhsA/McbA-like domain containing protein: MKTIKAMSIAAVAALSLMSAASFAQSVTATSLTMDGAEAKIAAQAQQQGAQYKIIEASNGNVVHMTAELYK; encoded by the coding sequence ATGAAAACTATCAAAGCTATGTCTATCGCCGCCGTTGCAGCTCTTTCACTGATGTCAGCAGCCAGCTTCGCGCAGAGCGTTACCGCAACGTCCCTGACTATGGACGGTGCCGAGGCCAAAATCGCCGCGCAGGCCCAGCAGCAGGGCGCGCAGTACAAAATCATTGAGGCCAGCAACGGCAACGTCGTTCACATGACCGCTGAGCTATACAAATAA
- a CDS encoding VOC family protein yields MRIAKPVSNLERSFLMYSQGLDLHKLAEFNDHDGFNGLMLGRKGLDWHIEFTFCLSHPIQPLQTQEDLLVLYYSDENAWIDACARMIEAGFNMTNSFNPYWDINGRTFVDPDGYRVVIQNKAWV; encoded by the coding sequence ATGCGTATTGCCAAACCCGTCTCCAATCTTGAACGATCTTTTCTGATGTATAGTCAGGGACTGGATTTACACAAATTAGCTGAATTCAATGATCATGACGGTTTCAATGGACTGATGTTAGGACGGAAGGGCTTAGACTGGCACATTGAATTCACCTTTTGCCTTAGTCATCCCATTCAACCTTTGCAAACTCAGGAGGATTTACTCGTTCTTTATTATTCAGATGAAAATGCGTGGATAGATGCCTGTGCAAGGATGATAGAAGCCGGATTCAACATGACGAACTCATTTAACCCTTACTGGGATATCAACGGAAGGACATTTGTTGACCCAGATGGATACAGAGTGGTTATCCAAAATAAGGCATGGGTATAA
- a CDS encoding IS3 family transposase (programmed frameshift), whose protein sequence is MKKRNFSAEFKRESAQLVLDQNYTVAEAAKAMDIGLSTMTRWVKQLRDERQGKTPKASPITPEQIEIRELKKKLQRIEMENDIFKKGYRALDVRLPEQFSLISELRARYPVALLCHVFGVHRSSFKYWRCRPAEPDAERVQLRSLVRELHSASHGSAGTRSIAAMATLSGRRMGRWLVRRLMKEAGLVSCQQPKHRYKRGGQEHVAIPNALDRQFAVAEPNKIWCGDVTYIWSGKRWAYLAVVLDLFSRKPIGWAMSFSPDSKLTMKALEMAWETRGRPSGVMFHSDQGSHYTSTEFRQLLWKCRIKQSMSRRGNCWDNSPMERFFRSLKNEWVPVTGYINFSEAARAITDYIVGYYSSLRPHEYNGGLPPNESEYRYWKNSKAVASFS, encoded by the exons ATGAAAAAAAGAAATTTCAGTGCAGAGTTCAAACGTGAATCCGCTCAGCTTGTTCTCGACCAGAACTACACCGTGGCTGAAGCCGCTAAAGCCATGGATATTGGCCTTTCCACGATGACGCGCTGGGTAAAACAGCTTCGTGATGAACGCCAGGGTAAAACACCCAAAGCCTCCCCCATAACACCTGAACAAATCGAAATACGTGAATTAAAGAAAAAGCTTCAACGCATTGAAATGGAGAACGATATTT TTAAAAAAGGCTACCGCGCTCTTGATGTCAGACTCCCTGAACAATTCTCGCTAATCAGCGAACTCAGGGCGCGTTATCCTGTGGCGCTGCTATGCCATGTGTTTGGAGTCCACCGAAGCAGTTTTAAATACTGGCGATGTCGTCCTGCTGAACCCGATGCTGAGCGGGTACAGCTGCGCAGTCTGGTCCGGGAGCTACACAGTGCCAGCCACGGCTCGGCGGGCACCAGAAGCATTGCGGCAATGGCAACGCTCAGTGGTCGCAGGATGGGACGCTGGCTTGTCCGGCGGCTGATGAAGGAAGCAGGCTTAGTCAGTTGCCAGCAACCAAAGCACAGATATAAGCGAGGAGGCCAGGAACATGTTGCCATCCCAAACGCGCTTGATCGCCAGTTTGCTGTAGCGGAACCCAACAAAATCTGGTGTGGCGATGTCACTTATATCTGGAGCGGCAAACGCTGGGCTTATCTTGCCGTTGTCCTCGACTTGTTTTCCCGAAAACCAATCGGCTGGGCAATGTCATTCTCGCCCGACAGCAAACTGACCATGAAAGCGCTGGAAATGGCATGGGAAACGCGAGGAAGGCCATCTGGTGTGATGTTCCATAGTGATCAAGGCAGTCATTATACAAGCACGGAGTTCCGCCAGTTGCTGTGGAAATGCCGGATAAAACAGAGTATGAGCCGTCGTGGAAACTGCTGGGATAATAGCCCAATGGAACGGTTTTTCAGAAGCCTAAAAAACGAGTGGGTGCCGGTGACTGGTTATATTAACTTCAGCGAAGCAGCTCGTGCGATCACAGACTATATCGTCGGGTATTACAGCTCACTCAGGCCGCATGAATATAACGGTGGATTACCACCGAACGAATCGGAATACCGATACTGGAAAAACTCTAAAGCGGTGGCCAGTTTTAGTTGA
- a CDS encoding MFS transporter translates to MRNEATEAVSASLTCSEPKESAWMAVISLTMGVFGLLTAEYLPASLLTPMAADLGVTEALAGQAVTVTAVVALFAGLMVPRLTRNYDRRTVLLGFTVLMIASNLLVALSSSLAVLLIMRILLGIALGGFWSMAAAVAMRLVPAQSVPRALSVIFSGIAVGTVVSIPLGSYLGGLYGWRSAFIAATAVGVLTLLFQLFTLPAMAPRRMMVTASVMDLLRRPGIAVGMTGCVIAHTGQYALFTYIRPALENIIQLDVDRLSLILLGFGVANFIGTLLAGWLMEKSLRLTLILMPALVGVAALSMILLPLKETGLMLFVALWGMAFGGVPVAWSNWVARSVPDQAETAGGMVVAAVQSSIAAGAALGGLLFGLSGVTGVFIAAGCIMFFAALVIGLKVRDTLT, encoded by the coding sequence ATGAGAAATGAAGCAACTGAAGCTGTATCCGCAAGTTTAACCTGTTCTGAACCCAAAGAATCCGCATGGATGGCCGTGATTTCACTGACTATGGGGGTGTTTGGCTTACTGACAGCAGAATATCTTCCTGCCAGCCTGCTGACACCCATGGCCGCCGATCTCGGTGTGACCGAAGCGCTCGCTGGTCAGGCTGTGACAGTAACGGCTGTGGTGGCCCTGTTTGCGGGTCTGATGGTTCCCCGCCTGACGCGTAATTATGATCGCCGTACTGTTTTGCTGGGTTTTACCGTGCTGATGATTGCCTCTAACCTGCTTGTCGCACTTTCATCCAGTCTGGCTGTTTTGTTAATCATGCGCATCTTGCTGGGCATCGCGCTGGGAGGCTTCTGGAGCATGGCAGCTGCTGTAGCTATGCGGCTGGTTCCTGCTCAAAGCGTCCCGCGTGCTCTCTCCGTTATTTTTAGCGGTATCGCTGTCGGAACCGTAGTTTCGATCCCGCTGGGAAGCTATTTAGGTGGGCTTTATGGCTGGCGTAGCGCTTTTATCGCTGCAACCGCAGTAGGCGTACTGACTCTGCTCTTTCAGCTGTTTACCCTTCCCGCAATGGCTCCGCGTCGAATGATGGTAACGGCATCTGTCATGGATTTACTCCGCCGCCCAGGCATTGCGGTGGGAATGACGGGGTGTGTAATTGCCCATACGGGTCAGTATGCGCTGTTTACCTATATTCGGCCGGCTCTTGAAAATATTATTCAACTTGATGTGGATCGTTTGTCTTTGATATTGCTTGGATTTGGCGTCGCTAATTTTATCGGAACGCTGCTTGCCGGGTGGCTGATGGAGAAAAGCCTGCGTCTTACCCTGATACTGATGCCAGCACTTGTTGGTGTGGCGGCATTAAGCATGATTTTGCTGCCACTCAAGGAAACAGGATTGATGTTGTTCGTTGCGTTGTGGGGAATGGCATTTGGTGGCGTTCCCGTTGCGTGGTCAAACTGGGTAGCGCGTTCCGTTCCCGATCAGGCTGAAACCGCTGGCGGCATGGTAGTCGCAGCCGTTCAGTCCTCAATTGCTGCGGGTGCTGCGTTGGGAGGATTACTTTTTGGTCTCAGCGGCGTAACCGGTGTTTTCATCGCCGCTGGTTGCATAATGTTTTTTGCCGCGCTGGTTATTGGACTAAAGGTGAGGGATACGCTGACCTGA
- a CDS encoding alpha/beta hydrolase, with translation MNVFTKKLTAAIPALLLCASFSGVTTMSYADTNNPNAPVSLVKKWDKTFPESTNVDHRKVTFQNRYGITLVGDLYLPKDRGERKLAAVAVSGPFGAVKEQSSGLYAQTLAEQGFVTLAFDPSYTGESGGYPRNVASPDINTEDFSAAVDLLGLQKEVDRNRIGLLGICGLGGMALNDAAMDTRVKAVATSVMYDMSRAMGHGVGDGKDRYTTADRRAVLQYLNAQRWKDAESGTFTAGSHNIYVDENGKASASERILPETLPANPNPVLKEFFDYYRMPRGFHARSVNSTGAWNATMPLSFMNMPLLSYANEITIPVLVVTGEKAHSRYFAEDAFKAIGSKEKELVIIPGANHVDLYDNVAGKIPFAKFEQFFKSNLN, from the coding sequence ATGAATGTTTTCACCAAAAAACTGACAGCTGCGATACCTGCATTGCTGCTATGCGCATCATTTAGTGGAGTTACAACCATGAGTTATGCTGATACAAACAACCCGAACGCACCCGTTTCGCTGGTCAAAAAGTGGGACAAAACCTTTCCTGAAAGTACCAACGTTGATCATCGTAAAGTGACCTTTCAGAACCGCTACGGCATCACTTTAGTCGGGGATCTCTATCTTCCGAAGGATCGCGGTGAGCGAAAGCTGGCAGCCGTGGCCGTCAGCGGGCCTTTCGGTGCGGTCAAAGAACAGTCCAGCGGCCTGTACGCGCAGACGCTGGCTGAACAGGGATTTGTTACCCTCGCGTTTGATCCTTCATACACGGGCGAAAGTGGCGGCTACCCGCGTAATGTGGCGTCTCCAGATATCAATACCGAGGATTTCAGTGCAGCGGTTGATCTCTTGGGTCTGCAAAAAGAGGTGGATCGCAACCGAATCGGGCTGCTCGGTATTTGTGGCCTGGGCGGCATGGCGTTAAACGACGCCGCTATGGATACCCGCGTTAAAGCCGTGGCAACCAGCGTGATGTATGACATGAGCCGCGCGATGGGTCATGGTGTGGGCGATGGCAAAGACCGCTACACCACCGCCGATCGTCGTGCTGTGTTGCAGTATCTGAACGCGCAGCGCTGGAAGGATGCGGAGAGCGGCACTTTCACGGCTGGCAGTCACAACATCTATGTCGACGAAAACGGTAAAGCCAGCGCCTCTGAGCGTATTCTGCCGGAAACGTTACCCGCTAATCCAAATCCAGTTTTGAAGGAGTTTTTTGATTATTACCGAATGCCGCGTGGTTTCCATGCGCGCTCGGTTAACTCAACCGGCGCATGGAATGCAACCATGCCGCTGTCGTTTATGAATATGCCGCTGCTGAGCTATGCAAATGAAATCACTATCCCCGTGCTTGTTGTGACCGGTGAAAAAGCCCATTCACGTTATTTTGCTGAAGATGCCTTTAAAGCGATCGGGAGCAAAGAGAAAGAGCTGGTAATTATTCCAGGGGCAAACCATGTGGACTTATATGACAACGTTGCTGGAAAGATCCCGTTTGCTAAATTTGAACAATTTTTTAAATCAAATTTAAACTAA
- a CDS encoding glycosyltransferase family 4 protein, with protein sequence MKIIVGGNGYPEKRNIITDPSHRYLDYRPRNIWTWINVIRQRLLHKNKLFIFRPLPLMSSVDADIIHLFNEVSSGPGDWVATFETELPRVLPVGGIQKFANPELARELRYVCSPRCKGIIAISEATRQIQLRLLEHFPEEQAIIGPKLHVLHPPQPILHKKSVVVQEGPVTFTFVGNEFYRKGGAEVVLAFTQLLRENLISVNDVRVNLVGDPGKTHNVAHQAFQDDDVFRKCVEDKLRDCPIFRHHTSLTNDAVLALIKTSDVGLLPTWQETYGFSVLEMQACGCPVITTNVRALPEINPENAGWLIRCPLNPMLELTVVSLKDKTVLRNAIVSQLKTYILQIISDRKIVSERAKNSLARICLEHDPVLFRKRLNAIYMGFETDKNETFI encoded by the coding sequence ATGAAGATTATCGTGGGGGGTAATGGCTACCCGGAAAAGAGAAATATCATTACAGACCCTTCACATCGCTACCTGGATTACCGTCCCAGAAACATCTGGACCTGGATCAACGTTATAAGGCAGCGCTTATTGCATAAAAACAAGCTCTTTATTTTCCGCCCACTGCCCCTGATGTCTTCCGTTGATGCGGACATTATCCACCTTTTCAATGAAGTCTCTTCGGGGCCGGGCGACTGGGTGGCGACCTTTGAAACCGAACTGCCTCGTGTTCTGCCCGTTGGCGGAATACAGAAATTTGCCAACCCCGAGCTGGCGCGGGAACTCAGGTACGTCTGCTCTCCGCGCTGTAAGGGCATCATCGCTATCTCAGAAGCCACACGGCAGATTCAGCTGCGGCTGCTGGAACATTTTCCTGAAGAGCAGGCCATCATTGGGCCCAAACTGCACGTACTCCATCCTCCGCAGCCGATACTGCATAAAAAAAGCGTGGTTGTTCAGGAAGGACCGGTGACATTCACCTTCGTGGGTAATGAGTTCTATCGCAAGGGAGGTGCAGAAGTAGTGCTGGCCTTTACCCAGCTTTTAAGGGAAAACCTGATAAGTGTGAACGACGTGCGCGTAAATCTGGTTGGTGATCCTGGCAAAACGCATAATGTGGCTCACCAGGCGTTCCAGGATGACGACGTTTTTAGAAAATGTGTGGAAGATAAGCTGCGTGATTGCCCGATATTCCGTCACCATACGTCGCTGACCAACGACGCGGTGCTGGCGTTAATTAAGACCTCTGATGTCGGGCTACTACCAACCTGGCAGGAGACGTACGGCTTTTCCGTTCTGGAGATGCAGGCATGCGGCTGCCCGGTTATAACGACGAATGTCAGGGCTCTGCCAGAAATCAACCCAGAAAATGCCGGCTGGCTGATCCGCTGCCCCCTGAATCCGATGTTAGAGCTAACGGTAGTCTCATTGAAGGACAAAACCGTTTTGAGAAATGCCATCGTATCTCAGTTGAAAACCTACATATTGCAAATCATCAGCGACAGAAAAATCGTATCAGAGCGCGCTAAAAATTCACTCGCGCGCATTTGCCTGGAACACGATCCCGTGTTGTTCAGAAAGCGACTCAATGCGATATATATGGGTTTTGAGACTGACAAAAATGAAACGTTCATTTGA
- a CDS encoding LysR family transcriptional regulator, which produces MAKRENYNDLYLFMLVVREGSFTAAAQRLGLAQSGISRSVRELEERLGVQLIVRTTRRLSLTHAGEQLYQTVESGFDALDTGLATLAHYRQTPSGTVRINASQHAIDKVLLPKLAVFKQHYPDIRLELISESRFVDIIAKRFDAGIRLGPEVGKGMIAVRISPDMEMVVVGTPEHFRRYGFPQVPADLAVHPCIAYQFGDGSLYAWELNQDGKKITHRPQGQWVFADSYMEAKAAALGLGLAYVPKELVSEDLEQGKLIRVLQRYSQRLEGSFLYYPHRNVSPALRAVIDTLRI; this is translated from the coding sequence ATGGCAAAACGGGAAAACTACAACGATCTCTATTTGTTCATGCTGGTGGTGCGCGAGGGAAGTTTTACCGCCGCAGCGCAACGCCTTGGCCTGGCGCAATCAGGAATCAGTCGTTCAGTACGTGAGCTTGAAGAAAGACTGGGCGTTCAACTCATTGTTCGTACCACGCGCAGATTATCGCTCACCCATGCCGGTGAGCAGCTCTATCAAACCGTTGAGTCAGGATTCGATGCTTTAGATACGGGACTCGCTACGCTGGCCCACTATCGCCAGACGCCATCCGGTACGGTACGCATCAATGCCAGCCAGCACGCGATTGATAAAGTGCTGCTGCCGAAGCTTGCGGTGTTCAAGCAACACTACCCGGATATCAGACTGGAACTCATCAGCGAAAGTCGGTTTGTCGATATTATTGCGAAAAGATTCGATGCGGGTATACGTCTGGGGCCAGAAGTGGGCAAGGGTATGATTGCTGTGCGCATTTCGCCCGACATGGAGATGGTCGTTGTCGGTACGCCCGAACACTTTCGTCGCTACGGCTTTCCGCAAGTTCCGGCAGATTTAGCCGTTCATCCCTGCATCGCTTACCAGTTTGGTGATGGCAGCCTGTACGCATGGGAACTCAATCAGGATGGAAAAAAAATCACCCATCGGCCGCAAGGCCAATGGGTTTTTGCTGACAGTTATATGGAAGCAAAAGCCGCCGCTCTGGGTCTGGGACTGGCTTATGTCCCGAAAGAGTTGGTATCTGAGGATCTGGAACAAGGGAAACTGATCAGAGTACTGCAACGTTACAGCCAACGTCTGGAAGGTTCATTTCTCTATTATCCACATCGCAATGTGTCGCCCGCTTTGCGCGCGGTGATTGATACGCTGAGAATTTAG